In one window of Pseudodesulfovibrio sediminis DNA:
- a CDS encoding cobyric acid synthase yields the protein MVKQTLFAGIPDVLDEQKYAHGGNVRRLAETAGCLPEEILDFSANVNPLGPPPWLGQVVGQALQSVDAYPDPDCYDLLMAASELYKVWPTQVIAGNGASELLFAIAGMGQHRQAIIPSPTYVDYARACKAHRLPIVEAGMTEDFQVDFPAMASLLTTPSVVFLCNPNNPTGTTISPADLREVATMFPQSRFVVDESFGEFMPEDTDRLIRNRPSNVITVLSLTKFYAIPGIRLGLAFGDPDVILRLKQRLPAWSVNLLAQKVGERCLRDKQYAAVTREETGLLRENLASGLRHIPGIKVMPGVANYLLCRMDRIGQDATGLQQRLLKEHHISIRLCGNYTGLDNNWFRVAVRDKDDNEQLIRAMEAVSGTARGPVVKRARKTPALMIQGTSSNAGKSVLAAAFCRIMLQDGYSVAPFKAQNMSLNSFVTDQGGEMGRAQVTQAMACRLKPDVRMNPVLLKPGSDTGSQVIVMGQPVGHMAVREYVEYKPRAWEAVKTAYDSLANEHDIIVLEGAGSPAEVNLKHHDIVNMAMARFANARVLLTGDIDRGGVFASMVGTMHLLTPMERDLVEGFLINRFRGDASLLDPAFGQMFEHTGKPVMGTIPYIHSLGLPEEDSVSFKEGFRPEHTSFPDDECVEIVVLDLPRISNFNDIDPLHAEPDVKIRVVSDARDVGTPDAIIIPGSKSTVPDMKTLKGTGMAAVLRELANDGHRTRIVGICGGFQMLGQTVDDPYGLESETTRVEGFGLLPVQTSLLPDKTLTRTWGVHSGSGHPVHGYEIHHGQTTPLADDLRVALRDNAGEPLGYMRADGRVVGSYLHGLFDADEFRRWFINQLRMDKGLSPLDGVQVTFDLEDALDNLASVVREAVCMDKVYKALGFSGCCNQASLFYRMGG from the coding sequence GTTGCAATCCGTGGATGCCTACCCGGACCCGGACTGTTATGATCTGCTCATGGCCGCGTCGGAATTGTACAAGGTCTGGCCGACACAGGTCATCGCCGGCAACGGCGCGTCCGAGCTGCTTTTTGCCATCGCGGGCATGGGCCAGCATCGACAGGCGATCATCCCTTCGCCCACCTATGTTGATTATGCACGGGCATGCAAGGCGCATCGACTGCCCATTGTCGAAGCGGGCATGACCGAGGACTTTCAGGTGGATTTCCCGGCCATGGCCTCGTTGTTGACCACCCCATCGGTGGTCTTTCTGTGCAATCCGAACAACCCCACGGGGACGACCATTTCTCCGGCCGACCTGAGGGAAGTGGCGACCATGTTTCCGCAGTCGCGGTTCGTGGTGGATGAATCCTTTGGCGAGTTCATGCCCGAGGACACGGACCGGCTGATCCGTAATCGCCCCTCCAATGTGATCACCGTCTTGTCGCTGACCAAATTTTACGCCATCCCCGGTATTCGGTTGGGGCTGGCTTTTGGCGACCCGGATGTGATCCTGCGACTCAAGCAGCGGCTCCCGGCCTGGTCCGTGAACCTCCTTGCCCAGAAAGTGGGCGAGCGGTGTCTTCGGGACAAGCAGTATGCTGCCGTCACCCGTGAAGAGACCGGGTTGTTACGCGAGAACCTTGCCTCGGGCCTGCGGCATATTCCGGGTATCAAGGTCATGCCCGGCGTGGCCAACTACCTGCTCTGTCGCATGGACCGTATCGGTCAGGACGCCACCGGGCTTCAGCAGCGTCTGCTGAAGGAGCACCATATCTCCATCCGCCTGTGCGGTAACTATACCGGACTGGACAACAACTGGTTCCGTGTGGCCGTGCGTGACAAGGATGACAACGAGCAGCTCATCCGGGCCATGGAAGCGGTCAGCGGGACCGCGCGCGGACCGGTTGTGAAACGCGCGAGGAAAACTCCCGCGCTCATGATCCAGGGAACCAGCTCCAATGCGGGCAAATCCGTTTTGGCCGCAGCGTTCTGCCGGATCATGCTTCAGGACGGGTACTCCGTGGCGCCGTTCAAGGCGCAGAACATGTCGCTCAATTCGTTTGTCACGGATCAGGGCGGCGAGATGGGACGCGCGCAGGTGACCCAGGCCATGGCCTGTCGCCTCAAACCGGATGTGCGCATGAACCCGGTACTGCTCAAGCCCGGCTCGGATACCGGCTCTCAGGTCATTGTCATGGGGCAGCCTGTGGGGCACATGGCCGTGCGGGAATATGTGGAGTACAAGCCGCGCGCCTGGGAGGCCGTTAAAACCGCCTACGACTCACTGGCCAACGAGCATGACATTATCGTGCTGGAAGGCGCTGGCAGTCCGGCGGAAGTGAATCTGAAACACCACGACATCGTGAACATGGCCATGGCCAGATTCGCCAACGCGCGCGTGCTGCTTACGGGCGACATCGACCGGGGCGGCGTGTTCGCGTCCATGGTCGGGACCATGCACCTGCTCACGCCCATGGAGCGCGATCTGGTGGAGGGTTTCCTCATCAATCGGTTCCGGGGTGATGCCAGCCTCCTTGATCCAGCCTTTGGACAGATGTTCGAGCACACGGGCAAGCCGGTCATGGGCACCATCCCGTACATCCATTCCCTCGGCCTGCCCGAAGAGGATTCGGTCTCCTTCAAGGAAGGATTCAGGCCGGAGCATACCTCCTTCCCGGACGACGAGTGTGTGGAGATCGTGGTGCTGGATCTGCCGCGTATCTCGAATTTCAACGATATTGATCCGCTGCACGCCGAGCCGGATGTGAAGATCCGTGTGGTTTCCGATGCGCGTGACGTGGGCACACCGGACGCCATCATCATTCCCGGCTCCAAGTCCACGGTGCCGGACATGAAGACTCTCAAAGGGACGGGCATGGCCGCAGTGTTGCGGGAACTCGCCAATGACGGGCACCGTACCCGTATTGTCGGTATCTGCGGTGGTTTTCAGATGCTCGGCCAGACCGTGGATGATCCGTATGGGCTGGAGTCGGAGACCACCCGCGTGGAAGGCTTCGGCCTGCTGCCGGTGCAGACGTCGCTCCTGCCGGACAAGACCCTGACCCGAACCTGGGGTGTCCATTCAGGGTCCGGCCATCCTGTGCACGGCTATGAAATTCACCATGGACAGACAACGCCGCTGGCAGACGACCTGCGTGTGGCGTTGCGTGACAACGCAGGGGAGCCGTTGGGTTATATGCGTGCCGATGGCCGCGTGGTCGGTTCGTATCTGCACGGCCTGTTTGATGCGGACGAGTTCCGGCGTTGGTTCATCAACCAGCTGCGCATGGACAAGGGGCTGTCGCCTCTGGATGGCGTACAGGTCACGTTTGATCTGGAGGACGCGCTGGATAACCTGGCCTCTGTGGTGCGGGAAGCCGTGTGCATGGACAAGGTCTACAAGGCGCTCGGTTTTTCCGGCTGCTGCAATCAGGCTAGCCTGTTCTACCGGATGGGCGGCTGA
- a CDS encoding bifunctional diguanylate cyclase/phosphodiesterase — protein MPQNVSKTQPNGIPDNVKIVQRAMNLFLILFLSIGAVLGGSVAVMYQSNLKTFLSDIKSRQTTSIELQQATIYNEFDHIVSDVLFLARQNELILHLDSGTRSMIPDIEREYARLAESKHIYDQIRFLDENGMETVRVNYSGKAMAVTKDKLQNKGNRYYFKECFALNQQDLFISPLDLNVEGGHVERPLNPMIRIGTPVFDSDGKKRGIVLINYAARKLLGRIVRSGSNSQGSKALLNSDGYWLLGPEKDKEWGFMFKDRANATFARDYPTEWQRILEMGAGQIQTTNGLFTFKTIYPIEEAVQASKNIPADQVTHTATDKPQYFWVLLSHVPAEVMQGYTHTLMFKLFLGGGGLFLLIAFGSWHLAMAISRRKIYQTQLISMALFDSLTGLPNRKNFFDRLTTGIAHAKRYERKLAILFIDLDGFKAVNDTHGHEAGDELLIKVGDTLSNTVRKTDTVARLGGDEFAIILSEIKSVDEAAMVGEKIVKELCRPFPLKAAQVQIGASIGVAVHPDHNDAGTELLKSADQAMYESKSKGKNTCTVATSSDSEGVT, from the coding sequence ATGCCCCAAAACGTCAGCAAGACACAACCCAACGGTATACCGGACAACGTGAAAATCGTCCAAAGGGCCATGAACCTTTTTCTTATCCTGTTCCTGTCCATCGGTGCCGTACTGGGCGGCAGCGTCGCAGTCATGTACCAATCCAATCTGAAGACATTCCTCTCGGATATCAAGTCTCGCCAAACGACTTCCATCGAACTTCAACAAGCCACCATTTACAATGAATTCGACCACATTGTGAGTGACGTACTGTTTCTTGCACGACAAAACGAACTCATCCTGCATCTCGACTCCGGTACCAGGAGTATGATCCCGGATATAGAACGCGAATACGCTCGTCTGGCTGAAAGCAAACACATCTATGACCAGATCCGCTTTCTGGATGAAAACGGAATGGAGACAGTTCGCGTAAATTACAGCGGCAAGGCCATGGCTGTGACGAAAGACAAATTGCAAAACAAGGGCAATCGATACTACTTCAAGGAGTGTTTCGCCCTTAACCAACAAGATCTTTTTATTTCCCCGCTTGATCTCAATGTGGAAGGCGGTCATGTGGAACGCCCCCTGAATCCCATGATAAGGATAGGTACTCCGGTCTTCGACTCTGACGGAAAAAAAAGAGGTATCGTTCTGATCAATTATGCCGCCCGCAAGTTGCTGGGACGAATTGTCAGGTCCGGCTCAAATTCCCAAGGCTCCAAGGCACTCCTGAATTCTGATGGGTACTGGCTCCTTGGTCCAGAAAAAGACAAGGAATGGGGGTTCATGTTTAAAGACCGGGCCAACGCAACCTTTGCCAGAGACTATCCCACCGAATGGCAGCGGATTCTCGAAATGGGAGCCGGACAGATTCAAACAACAAATGGTCTGTTCACCTTCAAAACAATTTACCCAATTGAAGAAGCTGTCCAAGCCAGCAAGAACATACCTGCTGACCAAGTCACACACACCGCTACAGACAAGCCGCAGTATTTCTGGGTACTGCTCTCCCATGTTCCGGCTGAGGTCATGCAGGGGTATACTCATACCCTCATGTTCAAGCTCTTCCTGGGCGGCGGCGGATTGTTTCTGCTCATCGCCTTTGGCTCATGGCATCTGGCCATGGCCATTTCGCGACGCAAGATTTATCAGACGCAGTTGATATCCATGGCCCTGTTCGACTCGCTGACCGGCCTGCCCAACCGCAAGAACTTTTTTGACAGGCTGACCACAGGCATAGCCCATGCCAAACGGTACGAACGCAAACTCGCCATACTCTTCATCGATCTGGACGGGTTCAAGGCAGTCAACGATACCCACGGACACGAAGCCGGAGATGAACTGCTGATCAAGGTCGGCGACACCCTCTCAAACACCGTGCGCAAAACCGACACCGTTGCCCGACTGGGTGGCGACGAATTCGCGATTATCCTGAGTGAAATCAAAAGCGTTGATGAAGCCGCCATGGTGGGAGAAAAGATCGTCAAGGAATTGTGTCGCCCGTTCCCGCTGAAGGCCGCCCAGGTACAAATCGGAGCCAGTATAGGCGTGGCGGTGCACCCCGACCACAATGACGCTGGGACCGAACTGCTCAAGAGCGCGGATCAGGCCATGTACGAATCCAAGTCCAAGGGCAAAAACACCTGCACGGTGGCGACCTCCTCCGACTCCGAAGGAGTGACCTAG
- a CDS encoding CBS domain-containing protein, translated as MYVGLKMLRDFVKVTPQTLVKDAQKELETNKLWMLLVVDDDGKLLGYVRKEDIFAALPSIMTSLEKHEINYLMSKLTVEKIYRTDIKTVAPETEIEGAADMMFEMDLAGLAVVDTNGELIGYINRNVMLDVLAEEMGYREGGSRLTIEVEDRSGVLYEVAGVIANMKMSIISTGTFFFNGRRVVVVRIDTEDPSTVATALEDRGYKLVTPDDFKGEWT; from the coding sequence ATGTACGTTGGACTGAAAATGCTGCGCGACTTTGTCAAAGTCACCCCCCAGACCTTGGTCAAGGATGCTCAAAAAGAGCTCGAGACCAATAAACTCTGGATGCTCTTGGTGGTGGATGACGACGGCAAGTTGCTTGGCTACGTGCGCAAGGAAGACATTTTCGCCGCGCTGCCGTCCATCATGACCTCTCTGGAGAAACACGAGATCAATTATCTCATGAGCAAGCTCACCGTGGAGAAGATCTACCGCACCGATATCAAGACCGTGGCCCCCGAGACGGAAATCGAGGGTGCCGCCGACATGATGTTCGAGATGGATCTTGCCGGCCTCGCAGTCGTCGACACGAACGGAGAGCTGATCGGTTATATCAACCGGAACGTCATGCTCGACGTATTGGCCGAGGAGATGGGATACCGCGAGGGCGGCAGTCGACTGACCATTGAAGTCGAGGACCGCTCCGGCGTACTGTATGAAGTCGCCGGTGTCATCGCCAATATGAAGATGTCCATCATCTCCACCGGGACCTTCTTTTTTAACGGACGCAGAGTAGTGGTCGTCCGTATAGATACCGAAGACCCGTCCACCGTTGCCACGGCACTGGAGGACAGGGGCTACAAACTGGTCACTCCCGACGATTTCAAGGGGGAGTGGACCTAA
- a CDS encoding ABC transporter ATP-binding protein gives MAYLDVSDVTLTFKGIAALMGVSFTVEQGTIASLIGPNGAGKTSMLNCISGRYIPDGGAKGPCSITLDDECLLSLPAHKRTELGLSRTFQNIALFKGLSVLDNLMVGRHSQINYGLFSSIFYWGKTVRTEDKHRRRVEDVIDFLNLSPYRHHHAGRLPYGVQKRVELGRALAAEPKLILLDEPMAGMNLEETEDMARYILDIAEEWGVTVLLVEHDMGVVMDISDKVVVLDFGSKLAEGTPDEVQADPSVIAAYLGTEEETFTRR, from the coding sequence ATGGCATATCTTGACGTCAGTGACGTAACACTCACCTTCAAGGGCATCGCAGCTCTTATGGGGGTGTCCTTCACCGTGGAACAGGGGACGATCGCATCCCTTATTGGTCCAAACGGTGCAGGCAAAACCTCCATGCTCAACTGTATCAGTGGTCGCTATATCCCCGATGGCGGGGCTAAGGGACCTTGCTCAATCACCCTCGACGACGAATGTCTGCTTTCTCTTCCGGCGCACAAACGCACGGAGCTCGGACTTTCGCGCACCTTTCAAAACATCGCCCTGTTCAAAGGCCTTTCGGTTCTGGACAACCTCATGGTCGGTCGGCACAGCCAGATCAACTACGGGTTGTTTTCCTCCATTTTCTATTGGGGAAAGACTGTCAGGACAGAGGACAAACACCGCCGTCGTGTGGAAGATGTCATCGATTTTCTCAATCTTTCACCCTATCGGCATCATCATGCGGGACGCCTTCCCTATGGTGTGCAGAAACGGGTGGAACTCGGCCGCGCACTCGCCGCGGAACCCAAGCTCATTTTACTCGATGAGCCCATGGCTGGCATGAACCTCGAAGAAACCGAGGACATGGCTCGATATATCCTGGACATAGCCGAAGAGTGGGGCGTGACCGTCCTGCTCGTGGAGCACGACATGGGAGTTGTCATGGACATCTCCGATAAAGTCGTGGTGCTCGACTTCGGGTCCAAGCTAGCCGAGGGCACACCGGATGAAGTGCAGGCAGATCCCAGCGTCATCGCTGCCTATCTGGGCACCGAAGAAGAGACGTTCACCAGGAGATGA